DNA sequence from the Raineyella sp. LH-20 genome:
CGCCGGAGTCACCGCGGCCAACATCCAGAACAAGCTGCGTACGCTGCTGTCAATGGCTGTCGTGATGACGTACGCCGCCCAGGTCCCGATCGTCAAGATCGGCCGGATCGCCGGGCAGTACGCGAAGCCGCGCTCCAAGGACACCGAGACCCGCGCGGGCGTCACCCTGCCCGCCTACCGCGGCGACGCGGTGAACGGCTTCGACTTCACCGCGGAGTCCCGTCGGCATGACCCGAAGCGACTGCTGGAGACGTACAACTCGTCCTCGGCGACGATGAACCTGGCCCGTGCCCTGCTGACCGGTGGTTTCGCCGACCTGCGGACGGCCCACTCCTGGAACGCCGACTTCGTCCGGTCCGCCCCGGTGAACGAGCGTTACACCGAGCTGGTCGGCGAGATCGACCGCGCGCTGGCGTTCATGGTCTCCTGCGGCATGGACGCCGAGGCGATGCACACCGTCGACTTCTTCTCCTCCCACGAGGCGCTGCTGCTCGACTACGAGCACGCGATGACCCGAATCGACTCGCGTACGCACACGCCGTACGACGTGTCCGGCCACTTCATCTGGATCGGCGAGCGCACCCGCCAGCTCGACGGCGCCCACGTCGAGTTCCTCCGGCACCTGCGCAACCCGATCGGCATCAAGCTGGGCCCCAGCACCTCGGCGGCGGACGCACTGGCCCTGGCGGACAAGATCGACCCGGACCGTGAGCCCGGCCGGCTCACCCTGATCACCCGGATGGGGGCCGACAAGGTCCGCACCGTGCTGCCGCCGGTGATCGAGGAGGTGATGGCGTCGGGACGCCAGCCGGTCTGGATGTGCGACCCGATGCACGGCAACACCTTCACCACCGACAACGGCGTGAAGACCCGCGCGTTCTCCGACGTCGCGGACGAGGTCGACGGGTTCTTCGGCGTGCACGAGCAGTGCGGCACCTGGCCGGGCGGCATCCACATCGAGCTCACCGGTGACGACGTCACCGAGTGCGTCGGCGGTGTCGACGAACTCGGCGAGGACGACCTGGGCGAGCGCTACGAGACCCTCTGCGATCCGCGGCTCAACCGCAACCAGTCGCTCGAACTGGCCTTCACCGTCGCGCAGCGGCTGACCGAGGGGCGGATCAAGCGGGCCAACCCGGTCCAGGAGTACACCCCGAAGACGTTCTGAGTCGTGGTCGGTCAGGAGGGACAGCGGATGGCCGCACCGTTCCGGATCCTCACCGTCTGCACCGGCAACGTCTGCCGGTCCCCGGTCGCCGAGTTCCTGCTGCGCCACGCACTCGGCCCGGGGGTCGAGGTGGCCAGCGCCGGCGTCGCGGCGCTGGTCGACGCGCCGGTGGATCCGCCGATGGTGGATCGTCTGCGCACCGGTGGGGTGGTCGACACCGCGGGCTTCCGGGCCCGTCGCCTCACCGCGGCGATGATCCAGGAGGCGGACCTGATCCTCGCGATGACTCGCGACCACCGGGCCGACGTGGTGACCGAGGTGCCGCAGGCGTTGGGACGTACGTTCACCCTCACCGAGTACGCCGCGATCCTCGCCCGGTGGGCGGACGGTCGGACCTTCTACACGGTCCGGACGTCGGACCGACTGGCCGAATTCACCGCGGAGGCGGCCCGGCTGCGAGGCACCGTACGGTTCGACGCGCCGGCGGAATACGACGTCCCCGATCCGTTCCGGGCGGCGCCGGAGGTCTACGACCTGGCGTACGACCGGATCGGTGCGGCCGTCGCCGCCATCGCGGCCGTGCTGCGCCGGGACAGCGGCCCCGGCGGGACGGGCGTGCCGGGGACGGCCCCGAGGAGAGCGATCGAGGTCGAGCCGGACTCGATGACTGCGCCCTCGGGAGAAGGGCCCGCGGCGCGGCCGCGGCCGGAGATGCCCCGGGAACCCGTGGCGGAGCGGTCGGATTCAGGCCAGGGCGGGCTTCGCGGCCTGTTCCGGCGCCATCGTCCGTGACCGCGTCTGGGCGGCGACGTCGGTCGCCGCTGCCCGCACGCTGGTCGGGTCGGTCAGGTAGCTGTTCATGTGGACGTCGAAGCCGTGCAGCATGTTCGACGGCGACGCGCTGGACACGGTGAAGTCGCACACCGAGTCACCGGTGTTGCAGACCGTGTGCCACCGATCCGGATGGTCCCAGAAGGTGTCCACGTCCGAGGTCGTCGGGCGGAAGCGGTTGCCGGCCATGAACGGTGCGGCGTACGAGATGCCGTAGTGCGCAGGCCCGGTGGCAGTGGTGCCGTAGAGGTGACCGGAGTCATCGGGGAGACGGTCGGGATCGGCGATCGCCAGGACTCCGTCGATCCGGTCCATCAGGCCCGGACCGTACGCTTCGGGGTGGGCGGCCATGTCGGCCATTGCCCGATGGGTGACGATCGCACCCTGTGACTTCCCGGACAGCACGTAGTGCTCGGTGGGGCAGCCGGCCGACCGCTCGGCGAGCACCGCTTCGAGCTTCGTCACCCCGGTGTCGATGCTGCGGAAGAAGTCCTGCGAGGAGTACGGGGACGCCAGGGTGGTGACCGGGGTCGAGGGGTAGTCGATCGACATCGCCGAGGCGGCGTGGCCCGGGATCTCCAGCCGGTACTGCTGCCACGCCAGGGCCGACTCGGGGCCCATCCCGTAGAGGCTCGACTCCGGCGTCTCGCCGGAGCCTCGTACGCCGATGAACATCACGTCCTGGCACGGGATGACAGTGGTCATCTCGGGGGCCGGAGCCGTCCGCGTCGCCGCATCCGCAGGCAATGCGACGACCGCACCGTAGAGCGCGAGACCTGCGCCGAGCCCGGCCGCCACGCGGCGACGCCGACGACGCCTGAGGGACTTCCGCTCGAGGGCGGCGGACCGATCGGGACGGCGCACGTCGGCGAGGGGGGTGAAGCGGATGAAGCGGGGGAGGCGCACGCAGTGTTCCTGTGGTCGGCGCGGGCGTGTGCCCGGGGCGAGGCCCCGGTGCCCTGGTGAACGTCTGTGATCAGAGTACGGGGGCAGATCGCCGAACAACGAATCGTCACCGGCCGGTGGCACAGGAGAGACTCAGGAAAGGCTGTCGGTCGACCGCGGTCGGTGCCCGGCCCGCGCGGGCTCGGCACCGGGATGTGACGTGAATCACCATGGCGGTGGCACGCCGGGAGGCGGTGTCAGGTCAGGAAGAGGGGATCAGGTCAGGAAGAGGGGATCAGACCAGGAAGAGGGTGATGACGCTCCCCTTCGCGATCATCGCGCCGGGATCGGAGGACGTGCGGGCGACGTAGCCCAGACCGAGGTAGTTGACGTCGACCGGCTGGGTGGTGGACTGGAACCCGGCCTGCGCCAGCGCGTTCTGGGCCTGCTGGGTCGACATCCCCTTGACGTCCGGAACCGGCGCCTCCGGAGCCCCCTTGGAGATGGTCAGCGCCACGGTGTCACCGCGGTACAGCGTGCCGTCGGACGGCGTCTGGCCCATCACCTTGCCGGCCGCCACCTGGTCGGAGAAGTCCTCCCGAGTGACCACCCGCAGGCCCTTGCCCGCCAGCGTCGCCACGGCGTCCTTGGCGTCCCGGTTGTACCAGGTGGTGATCGTGATCGGCTCGCGGCCCTTGGAGACGGTCAGGTCGATGGTCGTGTCGGGCCCGACCGAGGTGCCGGGCTGTGCCGAGGCGGAGGTCACCAGGCCCTGGGCGGTGTCCTCGCTCCAGGCCTCGGTCACCCGGCCGACGGTCAGGTGGGCGGCGCGCAGTGCGTCCTGGGCGGTGGCGATGTCCTTGCCGACCACGGCGGGCACCTCGTAGCGTTCCGGCCCCTTGGACAGCACGGCGGTGAGGGTGCCGCCCCTGGCGATGTTCTCACCCTGGGCGGGGACGGTCCCGATCACCCGACCCGCCGGCACTGTCTCGGAGAACTCCTCGGTGGTCGCGAAGGTCAGCCCGGCCGCTTCGGCGGCGGCCTCCGCCTCCGGCTGGGTGAGGCTTGCCACCGCGGGAGTGGCCACGTAGCGGCCGGCGGCGAGCCACCACACGCCGACGACGAGGGCGACGGCGGTCGCCAGGGTGAGGGCCATCGACGTCAGGCGCCGGGCGCGGCGGCGACGTGTCTCGCGGGCGATCTCGTACGCCCCCGAATCGGCCCATCGGGTGTCGTCCATCGCCGGGCGGTCGGGCCCAGAAGGCTCCGCCGTACGGGTCCCGGTCCGGGGAGCGGCCGAGGCGGCGGTCCTGGGCGCGGTGGTCGTGGTGGTCCTGGTCGGGACGGCGGTCCGGACCGAGGTGGTCGATGCTGCGGTGGTCGATGCTGCGGTGGTCGGGGCTGCGGTGGTCGGGGCAGCAGTGGTTGGGGCAGCAGGAGTGGTCGGGACGGCAGCAGTGGTCGGGGTGGTGCCGGACGCGGTGGTGCGCCGTACGGTCAGGTCGACCTCCGGCGTCTCGGCCGGTGCCGGGCCATCCACCGCGGGCGCGGCCGAGGCCGCGGTCGGTTCGGCCGCCGCCGCGACCGCGTGGGCGGCCGCCAGTGCAGCCAGGGCCCGCCGGGTCGGCGTGTACTCGATGTCGACCGGCTCGGTGTCGTCGAGGGAGTTCGGATCCGAGAGCAGGGTGGTGAGGTGCGGGTCGTGCATGATCCCCGACGACAGGGCCTTGCGGGCGCGCCGCACCCCGTCGAGGAAGGCCCGGGCGTCGCGCGGCCGGCGGTCGGGGTCGCGCGCGGTGGCGGCGCGGACCAGGGCGTCCAGGTAGGGCGGGATGCCGTCGGGGGACCGGCGCCAGTCGGTGTCGACCCAATCCGACGGCTTCGGGACGTCGCGGTGGACGTGGGCGTACGCCACCTGGATCGGCGTGTCCCCGGTGTGCGGCTTCTTGCCGGTCAGCATCTCGAAGAGCATGATGCCGGCCGAGTAGACGTCGGAGCGGGTGTCGGCGTAGCCGTGCTCGACCAGTTCCGGCGGCAGGTAGGAGACGGTGCCGACCAGCAGACCTTGGGTGGCGGCGGCCGACTGGGCCGTCACGGCCCGCGCGAGGCCGAAGTCGGCGACCTTCAGCAGCCCGCGGCGCGAGATCAGGACGTTCTCCGGCTTCATGTCGCGGTGGATCAGACCGGAATCGTGGGCGGCGGCAAGCGCCGACAGGATCGGGTCGATCAGGTCCAGCGAGCGGGTCGGGGTCAGCGGAGCATCACGGCTGACCAGCCGGCGCAGCGTCGAGCCCTCCACCAGCTCCATCACGATGTACGGGCGGCCGAAATCGTTGCCCTGATCGAAAACAGAGACTATGTTGGGGTGCGACAGGCGCGCGGCCGCCCGGGCCTCGCGATCGAAGTTCCTGGCGAAGTCCTGGTCGTCACCCAGATCCTCGTGCATCACCTTCACCGCGACCGTACGGTCGAGCCGCCGATCCTCCGCACGGTAGACGGTGGCCATGCCGCCGCGCGCAAGGCGCGCGACGATCTCGTAGCGATCGTCCAGTGCCCGGCCGATCAGGGGGTCGACGACAGTGCTCGAATGGGTCACGTCTGCTCCTAACACGGTCGAAAGGGGAAGGGGCCGTGTCAGCCTCGACTCAAGAGTCTAGAGGTGGGGTCGAGAGTCTCCCGGGTAACGACACGGGGAAAACTCACAGGGTTCACTCAGGCGTCGGCTCTCCGTCAGCTCGGGGAACGCCTGTCCGGCGGCGCGTCAGAGGCTGCGGCGGACCGCGGCGTGGGCCAGGCCGATGAGCGCCGTACGACCCTCGTCGCCGATCGGTGCAGCCTCCAGAGCGGTGAGGGCACGGTCCAGATGCGACTCGATGTCGGACTCGACCTTGTCCCGGGCGCCGCTGGCGACGATGATCTCGCGCGCCTCGGCGATGCCCTCCTCGCTGAGGTCGGGGGAGCCGACCAGGCTGAGCAGCCGGTTGCGGCCGGCGTCGCGGGAGCCGGCCAGGGCGTACGCGAGCAGCAGGGTGTGCTTGCCCTCGCGCAGGTCGCCGCCGGACGGCTTGCCGATCACGCCCTCGTCGCCGAACACGCCGAGCAGGTCGTCGCGGTACTGGAAGGCCCGGCCCAGCGGGGAGCCGTACGCGGCCAGCGCTTCCTGGGCGGCGTCGTCGGCCCCGCCGAGCGCGGCACCGAATTGGACCGGTCGGCGCACCGAGTAGCGGGCCGACTTGTACTCGACCACCCGGCGGACCTGCTCGATATTGTCCTGCAGCCGGTCGGGGCGCAGATGCTGGGCCTGGGCCACCACGTCGAGGAACTGCCCGCAGGTCACCTCGGTGCGCATCGCGGTGAGATACGGCAGCCCGCGCTGCAGCGACTCGGGGGACAGGCCGGCCGCGTGCACCATCTCGTCGGACCACATCACCAGCAGGTCGCCTAGAAGGATCGCCCCTGCCCGGCCGAACTGCTCGCCCGAGCCGGCCCAGTCGTGAGCATCGTGCAGATCGGCGAACTGCAGGTGCGCGGCGGGCACGCCACGGCGGGTGTCGGAGTTGTCCATCACGTCGTCGTGCATCAGCGCAGACACGTGCAGCAGCTCCAGGCTCGCTGCGGCCCGGACCAGGGCGGCGTACGCCTCGTCGTCCGGTCGCCCGGCCGCCGCCACGTAGCCCCACACGGCGAACGCCGGGCGCAGCCGCTTGCCGCCGCCGGTGAACACCTCGGCGAGGGAGGTCATCGGGTCCAGCTCGGTCCCGATCGCGGCCAACACCTGTCGCTGCTCGGTGAGGAAGCCGGTGAGGGCGTCCTGCACGTCCTGACGGAACGGCGCGGCGAGCGGCTGGGCGGGATCGAGTCGGTTGACCACGGACTGAGCCTAGGACGTCGGCCCGGAAACGGCCACATTATGGTGTGCGCCATGGAGCCCCGGACGATCGACGAGATGCTGCGCGCTGGTGACCGTACGCTGCATTCCTTCGAGTTCTTCCCGCCGAAGACGCTCGAGGGCGACGCGATGCTGTGGCAGTCCCTGCGCGAGCTCGACGCCCTCGAGCCCGACTTCGTCTCCGTCACGTACGGTGCCAACGGCTCGCGCCGCGACATGACCGTCACCATCACCGCCCGGTTGGCCCAGCTGATGAACGAGCGGCTGGCCCGCGACCCCGAGGCCCACGTGATGCAGGTGATGGGACACCTGACCTGCGTCAGCCAGCCGATCGACGAACTCGCCGAGGTGATCGACAAGTACGCCGAGGCGGGGATCGACCACATCCTGGCGATCCGCGGCGACATGCCCGGCGGACCGAGTGCGCCCTGGGTGCGCCACCCGCACGGGCTGGACAATGCCACCGAACTCGTCCGGCTGATCCGTCGGCGCAACCCGGCCGCGGTGATCGGCGTGGCGGCGTTCCCCGACCTGCATCCCGACCGGCGCGATGCGGCGCTGGACGCCCGGATCCTGGTCGAGAAGCAGGAGGCCGGGGCGTCGTTCGCGATCACCCAGCTCTTCTTCGAGCCGGACCGCTACTTCGAGCTGGTCGACCGGGTCCGCGCCCTGGGCTGCGACCTGCCGATCATCCCGGGCATCCAGCCGGTGACCAATCTGGGCCAGATCGAGCGTTTCGCCGAGCTCTCCGGCGCGGCGCTGCCGGACCGGATCGTCGCGCGGCTGCGGGCCGTCGGGGACGACCCCGACGCGGTCCGTCGGGTCGGGGTGGACATCGGTGTCGAGCTGTGTGAGCGGCTGTTGGCCGGCGGTGCGCCGGGGCTGCACTACTTCACGCTGAACCGGTCCCGGGCGACCCGGGAGATCTTCTCCCGGCTGAAGCAGGGCGTTCCCGGGGCCTGAGCGGTCCCGGCGGCGCACGCCGGGCCCGATCGGGCCGATCGGGCCGGCGACCGGTCCGCCCCGGGGCAGGCCCCCGAGCCAAGGGCCCCGGGTCAGACACCTGCCAGCACGGTCACATGGTTGGCGACCGCCAGCCCTCCCATGTTGTGCACCAGGCCGAGGTGCGGCTGCGGCAGCTGCATCGCCCCGGCGGTACCGGCCAGTTGTCGGGCCACCAGCACGTGCTGGGAGACACCCGTCGCGCCGACCGGATGTCCCTTGGCCTTCAGCCCGCCGGACACGTTGACCGGCAGCCGACCGTCGGGCTCCACCCAGCCCTCCTCGATCGCGCGCCGCCCCTGTCCGGGCGCCGTGAGCCCGAGCATCTCGTAGGCGACGAGCTCGGCGATGGTGAAACAGTCGTGCACCTCGGCGAGGTCGAGATCGTCGAGGGAGATGCCGGCCATCGCCAGCGCGCCGGCGACGGCCCGGCGGCCGCCGGCGAAGTCGGTCAGGTCGCGCCGGTCGGTCTCCAGGGCGTCGTTGGCGTGGCCGATACCGACGATGGTGGCCAGCGGACGGGCTGGGTCCCGGCGCAGGACGAGGGCGGCCGCCCCGTCGCTGACCAGCGAGCAATCGGTGCGGCGCAGCGGCCCGGCGACGATCGGGTTGCGGTCCGACACCGTACGGCAGAACTCGTAGCCGAGGTCCTTGCGCAGCTGTGCGTACGGGTTGGCGCAGCCGTTGCGGTGGTTCTTCGCGGCGATCCGGGCGAGGACGTCGCCGAGCCAGTCCTCCGCGTGGTAGCGCTGTGCGTACGCCGTGGCCACCTCGGCGAAGCTGCCGGCGAACCCGGTCGGCGAGTCGGTGCCGGCCCGGAGCAGGTCCGCGCCGAGCAGCGCGCGGGCCACCGTCGGGCGGTCGGCGTGGGTCATCTTCTCCACCCCGATCACCAGCACGGTGTCGGCGAGGCCGGAGAGAATGGCCCGGACGGCCTGGTGCACAGCGGCCGAGCCGGAAGCACAGGCGTTCTCCACCCGGGTCATCGGCTTGCCCCACAGCCGGGGCTCGCGACTGATCGGCAGCGAGGACGGAAAGGCGAACGGGGTGAGGCCGCTGTTGAACTGGGAGACGTACACCTCGTCGATCTCCTCCGGTTCGAGGCCCGCATCGGCGATCGCCGCCACGGTCACCTCGCCGACGAGGCTGTCGACGGTCTCATCGGTCAGCTTGCCGAACGGGGTGTGGGCGGTGCCGACGATGCCGATGCGGACCGGCAGGGTGGTCGATGCGGGCATGGTGCTCCTCGGGTCGGGATGATCGGGTCGGGATGATCGGGGCGGCCTGGAATGGTCGGGACGTCGGCGGGAACGGCCGGAGGACGGCCGGACAGGGATCGGCGTCAGAGCGTGATGCCGTACCGGTGGAGTTTCCGGTAGAGGCTGGACCGCGACACCCCGAGCTGGTGGGCGGCGGCCTGCCGGTTCCCGCGGGACGCGTGGAGCGCGGCGGTGATCGCGTCGCGCTCGGCGGTCTCGAGCGGCGTCAGCGGGCGGTCCTTGCTGGTGTGGCAGTAGCTCGGCAGGTCCTCGGCGCGGATCTCGCCGACCGGCCGGTGGGTCAGGGCGTGCTCCAGTGCTTCGCGCAGCTGGGTGACGTTGCGCGGCCAGGCGTAGCGGGCGATCGTACGGTGCGCCTGCGGTGACAGGCGCACCCGACGGTTCGGTGCGAGCTGGCTGAGCAGTCGGGTGACGATGGTGTCGAGGTCCTCCGGCCGACTCCGCAACGGCGGCACGGTCACCGCGGTGGTGAAGTGGTCGAGCAGCGCCCGGAACGGCAGGTCGGCGTCGAGCCGGGCGTCCGAGAGCGTCACCGCCACGCTGACCCGTCCGCCGGTGCCGGCCAGCACCGGGAGCAGCCGGTCGAGCACCGCGACCCCCGCGGGGGTGGCCTGGTCGATGTTGGGGACGATGCACAGTGTCGGCTGGTGACTGGTCGGCAGCGTGTCGAGGTCAACGTCGACCGGTGCCGCGTCGTCCAGCTGGGCCGGATCGATGGTCATGCTCCGGCCGCTGGGATGCGTCGCGTGGAAGACCTCGGCGACCAGGGTGAACTTGCCGGACCCGGTCTCGCCGAGCACGATCGTCGGCTCCCCGTTCGCCAGCGCGGCGCGCAGCTGTTCGCCGGCCCGCCGCCAGGCCGGGGCCCGGCCGTCGACGATCGGGACGTACGGTCGGCGCAGGTCGTCGACGAGCTTCCGGGCGCGCGGATCGGGTGCCGCGACCGCCACATCGGGCAGGCGTTCGATGGTGAATGCCTCGCCGCCGGGGGCGCCGTCGCCACCGGCGCGCGCGTCGCCGACGGTCGACACCGGGCTGCTGTCGAGGCCACCCGGGGACGTCGGCTCGCTCGGGCGGGGGATCGCCGGATCGAGCACCTCGACGATGACGACCAGACCGGCGGTCTGGCCGCCGGCCAGGATGCGGGTGCCGCGCAGCCGGATCCGTCGCCCGGACGACAGCTCGATCGTGTCGCTGGCGCGGTCGCGACGAGTCATCACGAAGGAGGCGTGGCGGCGGATCGCCCGCTGTTCCTCGCCGGAGAACAGCCCCTCGGCCGCCGCGTTCAGCATGGACGTCGACTCGCCGAAGGCGAACACCGCCTGCCGGGTGGCCCGGGCGTCCGCCCGGACGTACGTCTCGAACAGCGCCTGCTGGGCCTGGCTGCGGTCGAGCAGCAGGTTGCGGCTGATGTCCTTGGCGGCGGACTTCACCAGTGTGTGCATCAGCGGGCTCCAGGAGCCGGCCAGGGTGGACAGGTCGAGGATCCCCTCGACCCGGCCGGTCAGCGGATCGATGATCGGCGACCCGGTGCAGGCGAACGCCTGGAGCTGCTCGGAGTAGTGCTCCGGACCGACGATCGACACCGGCTGTCCCGACTCGATCACGGTGCCGACGCCGTTCGTGCCGACCGAGTCCTCGGCGTACGCGAAGCCCGGCAGGAAGTCGACCCGGTCGAGCATCCGGCCCACCCGGTGGGAGGAATCGCGGCGCTGGATGATCCGGGCGTTGCGGTCGGTCAGGGCGATCACCACGTCGACGTCGGCGGTGTCGTCGTGCAACTGGGTGAGCACCGGCTCGGCGCAGCGGGCCAGCCGGCAGCCCGGGTCGAAGTCCGGCGCGAACGGCGCGTCCCAGCGTGCGGCGTCCACTCCGGCGGCCCGGCTGCGCTGCCAGGACGCGGCGAGCAACTCGGGCACCCCCGGGTCGGCGGGCTCACCCCGCTCGAGGAACTCGACCCGCGCCGACGCGATGCGGCGCAGCCGGTGGTCAGCATCCGGCATTGTCACCTCCTTGTGACGAGCCCGCACTGTGACGTGCGGCACAACCATGGTCGCTGCCTGAGGGTCGCCAGACCAGTCGGAACGGTGTCCCAACTTGGGACATGGCGCCAGGTGTGAACCCCATCACGCTGGAGAGCACCGTCACCGACGCCGGTCCGCCCAGAGGGCGTCGCGTGCCGACCACACACCTGACCCGAGGAGAGGGCATGGACACCCTGATCAACATCGACAACGGCGGAACGCTCACCGACATCTGCGCGTGGGACGGTGACGCGTTCACCTTCACCAAGACCCTGACCACACCGCAGGACCTCTCGGACTGCCTGTTCACCGGCCTGGAGAAGGTCTCTGCGGCGCTCTACGGTGAGGCCGATCTGGAGCGACTGCTGCACGGCACCCAACACCTCCGCTACTCGACCACCCAGGGGACGAATGCCCTGGTGGAGCGCCAGGGACCGATGATCGGCATCCTCACCACGATGCCGGGACTGGCCGACCTGATGCGGGGGAGCGACCCGGAACGCGAGCTGTTCACCGGGCTCGTCGGCGACCGGCACGCCCGGATCGATCTCGACGCGGGCAGCGCGGAGGAGGCCGACCGCGAGGCCGTCCGCCTGGTCACCCGGCTCACCACCTTGGGTGCCGGGCGGGTGGTGGTCGCGGGACACAGCCAGGAGGAGGAGCACCGGCTGCGCCACGTGCTGCTGCGCAGGTTCCCCCGCCACCTGCTCGGCTCGGTGCCGCTGCTCTATAGTTGGGACCTCGCCGGCGACCGCAACGACGCCCGCCGGGTGTGGTCGTGCGTGATCAACTCCTTCCTGCACCCCACCATGGAGCGGTTCCTGTACGGCGCCGAACGCCGACTGCGGTCCTACCGGGTGGTCAATCCGCTACTCGTCTACCGCAACGACGGGGCCTCGTCCCGGGTGGCGAAGGCGGTGGCGCTGAAGACCTACTCCTCGGGGCCGCGGGGTGGTCTCGAGGGCACCGCGGCGCTGGCCCGGGTCTACCGGCTGGCACACACCGTGATGATGGACATCGGTGGCACCACCACCGACGTCGGTGTGGTGCAGGGCGGTCGGGTGGCACCCGACGAGCGGGGCACCGTCAAGGGGGTGCCGATCTCCTACCCGATGAGCAACGTGCACTCCAAGGGCGTCGGTGGCTCCTCGGTGATCGCCGTCCGCGACGGGGTGATCACCGTCGGCCCGCGGTCGGTCGGCGCCACCCCCGGCCCGGCCTGCTTCGGTTTCGGCGGGCGGCAGGCGACCATCACCGATGTCAACCTGTTGCTCGGCGTGCTCGACCCCGACACGTACATGGACGGCACCTTCCGCCTGGATCCGGAGCGATCCCGCGCGGTCATCACCGAGACCATCGCCGCGCCGTTGGGCATCCCGCTCGAGGACGCCCTGATCCGGATGGAGCAGGCCTACTTCGCGGCGCTGGCGGACAGCTTCGCCCACGTCGTCACCCCGGAGACGACGCTCGCCGCCTTCGGCGGTGCCGGACCGATGAGTGCCGCCGGCGCCGCGCGGATCGCCGGCGTCCGCGACGTGCTCATCCCCCGTACGGCCGCGGTGTTCTCCGCCTTCGGCATCTCCTTCTCCGACATCGGGAAGTCGTACGAGGTCGGCGTCCCGGTCCCGACGACCGAGGCGGTCCACGCCGCCCACGACGATCTCGTGGCGCGCGCCGAGCGGGACATGTTCCAGGAGGGATACGCCCTGGAGGACTGCCGACGTACGTGGACCCTGACGATCGAGGAGCCGGACGGCACCCTCGTCGAGTCGCGCGACTACCACCCGGGAGACCCGATCGACGCCGCCGGACGCCAGGTGTCCCTGCGTCTCACCGCCGCGGCACCGCTGCCGCACCCGGTGCTGCCGGACGACCGGGCGGTCGACGCCCGGACCGCGGCGGCCCACGACACCCGGCAGGTCCGCTCGGCCGCCGACCAGGTCGACACCGTGCCGGTGCACGTCCTTGACGACCTGCGGCCGGGCGACTCCGGGGCTGGCCCGGCGATCGTCGAGGGCCCCTTCTTCACCGCCCGCGTGCTGCCCGGCTGGGACTTCCGGGTCACCGCCGCCGGCGACCTGCTGCTCCGCGACGCCCGCTGAGCGAGCCCGATCCACCAGAGCCCGATCATCCGACCAGAAAGGACCAGACCATGCGAGTGCCCATGACCGAGTACCTCGTCATCGACCTCGACACCGAACGGTGGGTGTGCCGCGTGTGCTCCCATGACATCGGCGACGCGCGAGGCGACTACAAGCGCGGCACCCTCGTCTACGACCGCGATCCGCGGGAGATCCACCAGCCGATCATCGATCCGGACCGCTACGAGTACACCTTCTCGCCGGACCCGGCGTTCTGCCGGATCCTCGAGTACTACTGCCCCGGCTGCGGCACCCAGATCGAGGCCGAATACCTGCCGCCGGGCCACCCGCCGACCGTCGACATGCTCATCGACGTCGACGCGCTGCGCGGTCAGTGGGAGATCCGCGGCGTGGACGCCGAAGCCGTTCACAACTACGGCCCCGGTGACGATGCCGAGCGCAGGACCCCGGTGCCGCAGTCGCTGGGTCACCTTCACTGAACGGCCCGCAGACCACCATCACTCCAAGGAGACCCCATGAAGCGTATCTCCGTCGACATCGGCGGCACGTTCACCGACTGCTTCTTCGTCTGGGATCAGCAGTACGTCGAGGCCAAGGCCCTGACCACCCACCACAACCTCGCCCTCGGCTTCAACGAGGCACTCGACCTCGCCTGCTCGCGCGCCGGGCTCGACCGGTCCACCGTCCTCAGCGGCGTCGACTCCGTCCGCTACGCCACCACGCTGGGCACGAACGCGCTGATCGAGCGCAAGGGACCGAAGGTGGCAGCGATCGTCAC
Encoded proteins:
- a CDS encoding methylenetetrahydrofolate reductase → MEPRTIDEMLRAGDRTLHSFEFFPPKTLEGDAMLWQSLRELDALEPDFVSVTYGANGSRRDMTVTITARLAQLMNERLARDPEAHVMQVMGHLTCVSQPIDELAEVIDKYAEAGIDHILAIRGDMPGGPSAPWVRHPHGLDNATELVRLIRRRNPAAVIGVAAFPDLHPDRRDAALDARILVEKQEAGASFAITQLFFEPDRYFELVDRVRALGCDLPIIPGIQPVTNLGQIERFAELSGAALPDRIVARLRAVGDDPDAVRRVGVDIGVELCERLLAGGAPGLHYFTLNRSRATREIFSRLKQGVPGA
- a CDS encoding thiolase domain-containing protein: MPASTTLPVRIGIVGTAHTPFGKLTDETVDSLVGEVTVAAIADAGLEPEEIDEVYVSQFNSGLTPFAFPSSLPISREPRLWGKPMTRVENACASGSAAVHQAVRAILSGLADTVLVIGVEKMTHADRPTVARALLGADLLRAGTDSPTGFAGSFAEVATAYAQRYHAEDWLGDVLARIAAKNHRNGCANPYAQLRKDLGYEFCRTVSDRNPIVAGPLRRTDCSLVSDGAAALVLRRDPARPLATIVGIGHANDALETDRRDLTDFAGGRRAVAGALAMAGISLDDLDLAEVHDCFTIAELVAYEMLGLTAPGQGRRAIEEGWVEPDGRLPVNVSGGLKAKGHPVGATGVSQHVLVARQLAGTAGAMQLPQPHLGLVHNMGGLAVANHVTVLAGV
- a CDS encoding sigma-54-dependent Fis family transcriptional regulator encodes the protein MPDADHRLRRIASARVEFLERGEPADPGVPELLAASWQRSRAAGVDAARWDAPFAPDFDPGCRLARCAEPVLTQLHDDTADVDVVIALTDRNARIIQRRDSSHRVGRMLDRVDFLPGFAYAEDSVGTNGVGTVIESGQPVSIVGPEHYSEQLQAFACTGSPIIDPLTGRVEGILDLSTLAGSWSPLMHTLVKSAAKDISRNLLLDRSQAQQALFETYVRADARATRQAVFAFGESTSMLNAAAEGLFSGEEQRAIRRHASFVMTRRDRASDTIELSSGRRIRLRGTRILAGGQTAGLVVIVEVLDPAIPRPSEPTSPGGLDSSPVSTVGDARAGGDGAPGGEAFTIERLPDVAVAAPDPRARKLVDDLRRPYVPIVDGRAPAWRRAGEQLRAALANGEPTIVLGETGSGKFTLVAEVFHATHPSGRSMTIDPAQLDDAAPVDVDLDTLPTSHQPTLCIVPNIDQATPAGVAVLDRLLPVLAGTGGRVSVAVTLSDARLDADLPFRALLDHFTTAVTVPPLRSRPEDLDTIVTRLLSQLAPNRRVRLSPQAHRTIARYAWPRNVTQLREALEHALTHRPVGEIRAEDLPSYCHTSKDRPLTPLETAERDAITAALHASRGNRQAAAHQLGVSRSSLYRKLHRYGITL
- a CDS encoding hydantoinase/oxoprolinase family protein is translated as MDTLINIDNGGTLTDICAWDGDAFTFTKTLTTPQDLSDCLFTGLEKVSAALYGEADLERLLHGTQHLRYSTTQGTNALVERQGPMIGILTTMPGLADLMRGSDPERELFTGLVGDRHARIDLDAGSAEEADREAVRLVTRLTTLGAGRVVVAGHSQEEEHRLRHVLLRRFPRHLLGSVPLLYSWDLAGDRNDARRVWSCVINSFLHPTMERFLYGAERRLRSYRVVNPLLVYRNDGASSRVAKAVALKTYSSGPRGGLEGTAALARVYRLAHTVMMDIGGTTTDVGVVQGGRVAPDERGTVKGVPISYPMSNVHSKGVGGSSVIAVRDGVITVGPRSVGATPGPACFGFGGRQATITDVNLLLGVLDPDTYMDGTFRLDPERSRAVITETIAAPLGIPLEDALIRMEQAYFAALADSFAHVVTPETTLAAFGGAGPMSAAGAARIAGVRDVLIPRTAAVFSAFGISFSDIGKSYEVGVPVPTTEAVHAAHDDLVARAERDMFQEGYALEDCRRTWTLTIEEPDGTLVESRDYHPGDPIDAAGRQVSLRLTAAAPLPHPVLPDDRAVDARTAAAHDTRQVRSAADQVDTVPVHVLDDLRPGDSGAGPAIVEGPFFTARVLPGWDFRVTAAGDLLLRDAR